The Pseudomonas viciae genomic interval CAAGGGTCAGGCGCCGGCTGAACGCCGGCGCCTGATTGACACGCTTACTTGAGGCCGTCCTGGAAGAAGCGGGTCAGCTTGGCAAAGGGAATCAGGTTGACCCGATCATACAGGTCGACATGTCCGGCGCCGGGGACGATGTACAACTCCTTGGGCTGCCCGGCCAGGCGGTAGGCGTCTTCGCTGAACTCCCGCGAATGGGCGTTTTCTCCGGCGATGAAGAGCATCGGGCGCGGCGAGATGGTCTCGATGTCGTTGAACGGGTAGAAGTTCATGAACTTGATATTGCTGGTCAACGTCGGGTGGGTGGTCAACTGCGCCGAATAGCCTTGCGGGGTGAACTCCCCACGAGGAGTACGGTAGAAGTCGTAGAATTCACGCTGGATCGGGTGGGTATCGGCGTTGAGTTCATGCACCGTGCCGCTGGTGTACTCGGTCTGGCCGCCGGTGAATTCAACGTAGCGCTGCTGCGCGGCGGCAGCGATGGCTGCCTTGCGTTGCTCCAGGGTCTGTGAATGCTTGAGACCGTTACGATTGACCGCGCCCATGTCGTACATGCTCACGGTGGCGATGGCTTTCATGCGAGGGTCGATCTTCGCTGCGCTGATCACGAAACTGCCGCTGCCGCAAATACCCAAGGCACCGATGCGCTCCTGGTCAATGAAAGGCCGGGAGCCAAGAAAGTCCACCGCCGCGCTGAAGTCCTCTGCGTACAGGTCCGGCAGTACGGCGTTGCGTATCGCCCCCTCGCTTTCCCCCCAAAAAGACAGGTCCAGGGACAACGTGACGAAGCCCTGTTCGGCCAGTTTCTGTGCGTACAGGTTAGCGCTCTGTTCCTTCACCGCCCCCATGGGATGGCCGACGACAATTGCCGGGTGCTTGCGCTGCTTATCGAGGCCCTTGGGCAGGTAGAGGTTACCCGCCACGATCATCTGGTACTGGTTGCGAAACGTGACCTTCTGCACGGTCAGCTTGTCGCTCTGGTAGAAATTGTCAGCACCGTTGGACATATCGGCTCCTGTCGCGGCAAGCGAGCTCATCAGAAGTCCAAGCAACACGAATAATCTTTTCACTGGATCTCCCCTGGGGTTGGCGGACGGGCAGCGCCCGTTGACATGAAGCCCCGAGGCTCGGGGCCGTGAGCATCTTCGCGCACTGCGCAGACTTTGATTAGCTAATGAATACTTAAAGAGGTTATAACCCCTGCTAATCAGTCAACCGAGACCGCAGCATGCCCAAGCACAACTTCAACGACCTCATGGCGTTCGTCGTGGTCGCCCGCGAAAGCAGCTTCACCCGTGCAGCAGCGCACCTGGGGATCACCCAATCCGCCGTCAGCCAAGTGGTCTCCGGGCTCGAGACACGGCTGAAAATCCGTCTGCTTACACGAACCACTCGCAGCGTTTCGCTGACCGCGGCGGGCGAACGCCTGCTCCAGTCGATCGGCCATCGCTTCGACGAGATCGAATGTGAGCTGGACGCCCTCACCGAACTGCGCGACAAACCGGCCGGCACCGTGCGCATCACCTGTGGCGATCACGTGGTCAAGACCACACTCCTCCCCCGACTACTGCCGCTGCTGCGCGAATACCCGGACATTCGCCTGGAGCTGGACATCAACTACGGTTTTCGCGACATCGTTGCCGATCGCTTCGATGCAGGTGTGCGCTTTGGAGAAACCGTGGACCTGGACATGATCGCCGTGCCTATCGGGCCGGACGTGCGCATGGCGGTCGTGGCCACGCCCGAATACTTCACCGAGCACGGCCTTCCGAAAACCCCGCGTGATCTGGTGGCGCATCGTTGTATCAATACTCGTTTTCCCACCTACGGCGGCGTGGATGCCTGGGAGTTCGAGCAAAAGGGCAAAAAACTCAAAGTGCGCGTTGACGGTCAGTTAGTGTTCAACACCTCGACACACGTGCCTGAGGCCGTCCTCGATGGCGTGGGTATTGCCTACCTGCCGGAAGAGGAGTTCGCCCCGTACCTGAACGAGGGGCGGCTGATGCGAGTACTGGAAGACTGGTGTCCGGCGTTTTCGGGCTACCACCTCTACTACCCGAGCCGCCGACAGCCGTCTCCGGCCTTTTCTCTGGTGGTCGATGCGCTACGGGCTAAGCGCCCTGCAGCTTGATTGATAAGAGAAGCTACTAACCCTATTCAGAATTGATCAGCTAGTCAGTGGGCGCTTCATCGGCGAGCATTTGCGAATGACCATTCGACGATCAAATTTGGCGGTATTCGGACTGCTGGCGTATCTGACCTGCGCAACAGCACACTCTCAGTCGACGGATGAAAAAATGGAGGCGCCTGCAATGTGGATGACGGTTGGCAATCAGCGTTTTTCCATCACCCTTGACGATAATCCCAGCGCCCGGGCACTGGTGCGGCAACTGCCGCTGCGATTGGACATGAGAGAGCTCAACGGCAATGAGAAGTACGCCAGCCTGCCTGCCCCACTGGCGACCAATGCAACCAGACCCGGCACGCTGCGCAATGGCGACTTGATGCTGTATGGCGACGACACATTGGTGGTCTTCTACTCAACGCTCAAGTCGTCGTATGCCTATACACGCCTTGGGCGGGTGAATACTCCTGACGATCTGCCCAAGACCCTCGGCCCTGGGGATGTCCAGGCTATTTTTTCAAGGGATTGAGCAACCGGGTCACGAGTAAAAGCATCGATTCGATCTGCTCTCCACCCTGGGTATCGCAGATACGCCAACTTCAATTTATAGGGAAAACATCCTGCCGGGGCATAAAAAAACGAGTAAACAGTTCGGATTGTGACTTGATATTCAATTTGGTGTAGATATTGCGCCGATGAACTTTTATCGTTTCTGCCGACAGGGAAAGCTTGCCGGCGATTTCTTTATTGGAGAAGCCACTCAACAACAACTTGAGCACATCCTTTTCACGCGCTGTTATTTGTGCACCGAGCGAGACAATCGATTCTGGCCATGGCGTTGGCTCGGCAAAATCCTTTTCCACATCCACTTCAAAATGCATGCGCTGCTGCATTAATGCAGTCACCCATGGCTTGATCATATCAAGCGTTGTTATCTGCTCCTGATTAAAATGGACATTGCTGCCAAAGGAAATGCATAACGTTCTTTCAGCATCAAGCCGGACATTGTACTGAGCCTCATCCACCGAAATATATTGCTCGAAATACTGATGATAATATTCAGTCTCACGAAAGTGCTCCGGCGCGATATCCAGCATATGAAAGAAGCCGCTTTGTGGATTCTCCCGATCCGCAATATAAAACGGATCCAGCATATACAGCCCCTTCACATAACGATGAATGAATGCATCGACCTCTTCCGTATCTATCATTTCAGGAAGGCTCACGACTTGCACTTGCTGATTGCTAAAAATCAATACAACCCAGTTATCGATCTGCACATATTCATTTAACGTACGAACAAGTGAGCTCCAGAATTCTGGACGATTCAACTGCATGATCAGCTTTCCAATCGATCGATGCCAAGCCAGGCTGTGAAGGTCGAGTGGCATTTTCTACCCCTTTTGGGTTAGGGATTCGTCGGGCGGGGATAAGTATTCGTAGGTATTTACTATTCGTCAATGCCCGGTATATTCACTGCCCGGGGTTACGATGGCCATGAGGGCGATCGTCTTGACAAGGATAGTTGTATGAGCAAATCACGTCTGCGAACCATTTTTTCAGCGTCGCTTCTTTGTGCCGGGATAAGCACATCGGCGGGGGCTGTAGAACCTGGGGTGTATCTGTACAACTGGTTTGGCTTTATCGCACCGCAGACGCCAAAGGAGTTTGAGCAGGAAACCGGCACCCGCTTCCATATGGATGCATTCGACAGTGCCGAAATCATGCAAAGTAAAGTAATGGCCGGGCGCACGGGCTATGACGTGGTTGTGGCCACCTCCAATGTGTTGCCAAGCCTGATCCAGGCCGGAGTGCTTCAGCCATTGGATCGCAATCAACTGAGCAACTTGTCACACATCGATCCCGCTATTTTGTCCCAGCTTGCGGTCAATGACCCAGGTAATCGCTACGCCGTCCCCTATCTATGGGGTACCACCGGCATTGGCTATGACGTGGATAAAGTCAAAGCGGCATTAGGCGATAATGCGCCGGTCGATAGCTGGGATTTAATCTTCAAAGAAGAGAACATCAGCAAACTCAAGTCGTGTGGCGTGGCGATGCTTGATTCTCCCAGCGAGATCATTTCAATTGCCTTGCATTACCTTGGGCTCCCTAGCAATAGCAAGAACCCGGATGATTACCAGAAGGCGCAAGCGCTGCTGTTAAAAATCCGCCCCTATGTCGTCTATTTCGACTCATCCAGAATCGACTCCGACCTGGCCGATGGCAATATTTGTGCGGTAGTCGGATGGGCGAATGGTGCGCTTGCTGCGCAGGCCATGAACGAGAAGGCCAACACTGGACGCAAAATTGCCTACAGCCTTCCTCGCGAGGGCGCACTGGTCTGGTCGGAAAATCTGGTTTTGCTAAAGAATGCTCCTCACCCGAAAGAAGGCATGGCGTTCATTAATTACATGTTGCGACCCGACGTTATTGCCAAGACTTCAAACCACACCCTCTACCCTAACGCCAATAAAGACGCCACTGAATTTGTCGAGCAAAAACTGCGCGACAATCCTTGGATTTATCCAGACAAAAAGACCATCGCCACACTTGTTCCGCTGGAGCCACTGCCATTGAAACTGGAGCGAATCCGCACCCGGGTCTGGACCAAAGTTAAGAGTGGTACATGATCTGACTGGGTTATCGCCTTTGTTTCCCTCTACCACCTCTGTTTTATCTGAGGGAGGCATTTCTGCGATAACTGCTTTGGGGCAATGAACATCACATAGGGAGCAGGGACAGCCCCGATCAGCCGACTGACTGAGGGGCGGTCATAGCGGTTCCAGGGAAGGATAGAATCATGAGCCAAGGTGATTACCAGTGGCACTTGGAGTCGGACGACTACAAAGCCTACATGGAGATTGAGGAACAAATCGGCCATTGCACACCCGACCAAGCCTGGGCCATGTATTCCATTTCAGGCGGGGCGGTGCGTGCACACATCACCCGGGCAGTGATGAAACTCATTGCCAGCGGTAACGAGGCCCTGCTGGTTGAATTCCCCGAACTCGCACCAGCTGAAAAGGGAAATCACAAATCGAGCTGACACATGCGTGTTGTCACGCTCTCGTAGTCTGGCCTCAAGCCAGCAGCTCGGTGATCCACCGTGCCTGCCGGGCAATCTCTTGCACCTTCTCCTCGGGCACGGCCTGCCGCGCTCGGGTGAAGTGGCTCAGGGTCCGCTGCTTCTCGCGCAGAATACGCTGCCATTTGGCCAGGAACACCGGGCTGCGCGCCTGCATCTGCAATGGGCCGAAGTACAGTTGCTCGGCGGTATACCCCACCTGCGCGGCGCGCTCAGCGACGATGATCTCGTAGTAGAAACGATTTTCCCGCAGCACTTCTTCGCAGAGGATGCGGTAGCCATTTTCCATCAACCATTGGCGCAGTGGCTGCTCGCCGCCGTTGGGCTGCAGAATCAGGCGCTCATGGCCGCTCAGGCGCGCCTTGCCGCTATCGAGGATGTCACGGATCGTCTCGCCGCCCATGCCGCAGATGCTGATCGCCGTAATTCCATCCGCTGGCTGGATCGCCGCCAGGCCATTGGCCAGGCGCACGGTGATCCGCTGGTCGAGGCCATTCTCGCCCACGGTGCGTTCGGCCGCGCGAAACGGCGTCAACGCCACCTCACCCGCCACCGCCGCCGCAATGGCCCCCCGGCGCATCAACGCCACCGGCAGGTAGCCATGATCCGAGCCGATATCGGCCAGGCGTGCGCCTGCTGGCACATGCGCTGCCACGCGCTCCAGGCGCATGGACAATGTCTGTTCCTTCAACTGCGGTTCCTTTTCACCACGAACGTCCGCACCTTTGGCCGGATCGGGGCGCGACTCTATCGAGCAACGCCGTGGGTTTCAAATTCCCGCGATCAGTGCCCTGGTTTCTACCCCGATCACGTACATTTTCGCCCCAAAACGACAACATAATGGCGCCGGCATTGAGAGAGTAAAAAACAAACGTAAAAGTGCCATTTTTCCGACGATCGGCATCAATTTGCCATTGCTGAAGATTTGAATGAAGGCAGATCATTCGCCTAGTCACGGCTACGCGCTTAGGCCCGCCAGCCATGACTGACAACGGATGTATTGATCGCTTCACTCGATTGGAGCAACCCAGGATGATGACGGTTTATTTTGTGGTGATGGCCATCTGCAGTGGCGTCGAAGGCTGCGTGGAAGAACGGAAGCCGGGGCCAACCTTTGCTTCCAGAGCAATGTGCATGGAGACGGCCAGGGTCATGCCACCACGCAAAGGTGTGAAGTTCAAATGTCGCAGCGAGCGTTTATGGGTGCGTGAAACGCCGCGTGCAGACGGTTACGAAAGCTTTGTCTCGACGGGTGCCAAGACGCAGCCTTAGTGATATGAAATTTCGTCAGTGGCTCAGAGGGTGGCGCCGGACAGTTGAACGTTAAGCTGCGACGGATCAACCCCCGCAACGAACCGAGCAACAAAAGGCTCGGCTCGTTGCGCACACGGCACCACTCCCACGGCATCACGCGATGTGCAGCGTTCTTCCCTTGACCTCTGCCAGAGCATTCGCCAAGGCAACCTGGAAGAGTTCGACCAACAAATCGACCTCTTCAGGCTGGATGATCAATGGCGGCAGGAATCGCACAACGGCGCCATGACGTCCACCAAGCTCCAGAATGACACCCAGGCGCAGGCATTGACGCTGAATGGCCTGGGCCAAGGCCGTATCTGCCGCAGGAACACGCTTGTCGCTCGGCGTATCGCTGACGATTTCCACCCCCACCATCAATCCTCGGCCGCGTACCTGACCCAGGCAGGTGTAATCGCTTTGCAACCCACGCAGATGCCCCATCAGTCGTTGCCCCATGACATCGGCATGCCCCGGCAAGTCTTCACTGATGATATGGCGCAGCGTTGCGGCCCCCGCCGCCATCGCCATTTGATTGCCGCGGAATGTGCCGGCGTGGGCGCCTGGTTTCCAGGTATCCAACTCTTCGCGATACACCATCACGGCCAACGGCAGGCCACCACCGATTGCCTTGGAGAGTACGAGGATGTCAGGCTCGATATCCGCGTGCTCGAAAGCAAACAATTTGCCCGTACGACCCAGGCCGGTCTGTACTTCATCAATAATCAGTGCCACGCCAAACTTGCGGGTCAATTGACGCAGGCCCTGGAGCCACCGGATCGGTGCCGGAATCACCCCACCCTCGCCTTGCACGACTTCAACCACTACAGCTGCGGGTGGCAACACTCCCGACTCCGGGTCGCTGAGTAAT includes:
- a CDS encoding LysR family transcriptional regulator, with the protein product MPKHNFNDLMAFVVVARESSFTRAAAHLGITQSAVSQVVSGLETRLKIRLLTRTTRSVSLTAAGERLLQSIGHRFDEIECELDALTELRDKPAGTVRITCGDHVVKTTLLPRLLPLLREYPDIRLELDINYGFRDIVADRFDAGVRFGETVDLDMIAVPIGPDVRMAVVATPEYFTEHGLPKTPRDLVAHRCINTRFPTYGGVDAWEFEQKGKKLKVRVDGQLVFNTSTHVPEAVLDGVGIAYLPEEEFAPYLNEGRLMRVLEDWCPAFSGYHLYYPSRRQPSPAFSLVVDALRAKRPAA
- a CDS encoding helix-turn-helix transcriptional regulator; amino-acid sequence: MPLDLHSLAWHRSIGKLIMQLNRPEFWSSLVRTLNEYVQIDNWVVLIFSNQQVQVVSLPEMIDTEEVDAFIHRYVKGLYMLDPFYIADRENPQSGFFHMLDIAPEHFRETEYYHQYFEQYISVDEAQYNVRLDAERTLCISFGSNVHFNQEQITTLDMIKPWVTALMQQRMHFEVDVEKDFAEPTPWPESIVSLGAQITAREKDVLKLLLSGFSNKEIAGKLSLSAETIKVHRRNIYTKLNIKSQSELFTRFFMPRQDVFPIN
- a CDS encoding alpha/beta hydrolase, yielding MKRLFVLLGLLMSSLAATGADMSNGADNFYQSDKLTVQKVTFRNQYQMIVAGNLYLPKGLDKQRKHPAIVVGHPMGAVKEQSANLYAQKLAEQGFVTLSLDLSFWGESEGAIRNAVLPDLYAEDFSAAVDFLGSRPFIDQERIGALGICGSGSFVISAAKIDPRMKAIATVSMYDMGAVNRNGLKHSQTLEQRKAAIAAAAQQRYVEFTGGQTEYTSGTVHELNADTHPIQREFYDFYRTPRGEFTPQGYSAQLTTHPTLTSNIKFMNFYPFNDIETISPRPMLFIAGENAHSREFSEDAYRLAGQPKELYIVPGAGHVDLYDRVNLIPFAKLTRFFQDGLK
- a CDS encoding tRNA (adenine(22)-N(1))-methyltransferase, whose translation is MKEQTLSMRLERVAAHVPAGARLADIGSDHGYLPVALMRRGAIAAAVAGEVALTPFRAAERTVGENGLDQRITVRLANGLAAIQPADGITAISICGMGGETIRDILDSGKARLSGHERLILQPNGGEQPLRQWLMENGYRILCEEVLRENRFYYEIIVAERAAQVGYTAEQLYFGPLQMQARSPVFLAKWQRILREKQRTLSHFTRARQAVPEEKVQEIARQARWITELLA
- a CDS encoding cyclophilin-like fold protein, whose product is MTIRRSNLAVFGLLAYLTCATAHSQSTDEKMEAPAMWMTVGNQRFSITLDDNPSARALVRQLPLRLDMRELNGNEKYASLPAPLATNATRPGTLRNGDLMLYGDDTLVVFYSTLKSSYAYTRLGRVNTPDDLPKTLGPGDVQAIFSRD
- a CDS encoding polyamine ABC transporter substrate-binding protein, whose protein sequence is MSKSRLRTIFSASLLCAGISTSAGAVEPGVYLYNWFGFIAPQTPKEFEQETGTRFHMDAFDSAEIMQSKVMAGRTGYDVVVATSNVLPSLIQAGVLQPLDRNQLSNLSHIDPAILSQLAVNDPGNRYAVPYLWGTTGIGYDVDKVKAALGDNAPVDSWDLIFKEENISKLKSCGVAMLDSPSEIISIALHYLGLPSNSKNPDDYQKAQALLLKIRPYVVYFDSSRIDSDLADGNICAVVGWANGALAAQAMNEKANTGRKIAYSLPREGALVWSENLVLLKNAPHPKEGMAFINYMLRPDVIAKTSNHTLYPNANKDATEFVEQKLRDNPWIYPDKKTIATLVPLEPLPLKLERIRTRVWTKVKSGT
- a CDS encoding diaminobutyrate--2-oxoglutarate transaminase gives rise to the protein MESVQPRLSSSATFSLEQFRQQAPRELNTNPYLQRQAARESNARSYPRRIPLALQEAHGLYVRDTQGQLFMDCLAGAGTLALGHNHPVAIAAMRQTLDSGLPLHTLDLTTPVKDRFVEDLFNALPENFARHARIQFCGPTGADGIEAALKLARTATGRKPILSFSGGYHGMTLGTLSLMGNLGPKQALGSLMADVQFLPYPYDYRCPFGIGGEAGIDAGLHFIEQLLSDPESGVLPPAAVVVEVVQGEGGVIPAPIRWLQGLRQLTRKFGVALIIDEVQTGLGRTGKLFAFEHADIEPDILVLSKAIGGGLPLAVMVYREELDTWKPGAHAGTFRGNQMAMAAGAATLRHIISEDLPGHADVMGQRLMGHLRGLQSDYTCLGQVRGRGLMVGVEIVSDTPSDKRVPAADTALAQAIQRQCLRLGVILELGGRHGAVVRFLPPLIIQPEEVDLLVELFQVALANALAEVKGRTLHIA